A stretch of Episyrphus balteatus chromosome 2, idEpiBalt1.1, whole genome shotgun sequence DNA encodes these proteins:
- the LOC129908718 gene encoding uncharacterized protein LOC129908718, producing MSFKIIFMLAFLSVVFALPEPRKSRLVIPKKAVQGAVESSGQQQKEQQEHSDIISDRSNLVQGPKELNDAVESVPSRIKRACRSVQLRTKSGKVITINKC from the exons AtgtcttttaaaataatatttatgttGGCTTTTCTATCTGTGGTCTTCGCCTTACCTGAACCAAGAAAATCACGACTAGTAATTCCAAAAAAAGCAGTTCAAGGTGCTGTTGAAAGCTCaggacaacaacaaaaagaacaaCAAGAACACTCTGATATAATTAGTGATAGGTCTAATCTAGTTCAAGGCCCAAAG gaaCTAAATGACGCGGTTGAGAGTGTACCATCAAGGATAAAGAGAGCATGTCGTTCCGTTCAACTTCGTACAAAGTCTGGAAAGGTTATAACTATAAATAAATGCTAA